The proteins below come from a single Limosilactobacillus reuteri genomic window:
- a CDS encoding DUF5048 domain-containing protein yields the protein MPLKYKKPNYNETLSNIVNGLEEKVSGRAASVLRQPIRNLQTTIQVLDNDGSIIDTITGKTTGGTINYDATSLIRRTGTLKMVVDPSYMPNSKSVFWFDKKFRVYQGVVDLSRFPREAVNFLLGTFWVNESSLRFDKTTREISVTLADKMTLWDGQGLENKLKIKRGTPMSDAIRGIMELVGETDFGYMYTSNGEEILQYDYEKEPGTSINDIIEDFRDMYMDFICGYNSLGQFEYRKLPIQKEEEIPKPKWEFDATSQDRADLTLSFQESYDLKNVKNRFVVIGSTSTKTGYTPKGSVKITDTNSEFNIDAIGTRTKVIQNSDLTNDLQCVSQARYEMWKAAHFQEKVSIDVAPVYFLQPNDVILVTNPVTKKVYQYMIDTIQIDLDVDGIMSIDAHKMYFVKPDYGEADMPIVAAIKNGINKLGWLSLPEERIKDAYGISADGKNYLSIRFVVDEEGGWQAETTAYNTSRNQTLEIDLRDFEKLNLKDENGDVGRSKGDYADRVLGHEMFHAVCNDFYGAVKTMDMPVWFKEGFAELLHGGKDRYVTITGFESREAKKQALIKRARNQLNGTWESTSDDYVAAYLIACAMYYLAGDLKGIHDMFQRLEKESNLNLNFLYKALPITESAGQIFDKVIDEMQKMPIWDFLNDPTDVDTCSIGGNHMLNLYDRSLSPEDVFNNQTATTDSLGFKIKFDE from the coding sequence ATGCCACTGAAATACAAAAAGCCCAATTACAATGAAACGTTATCGAATATTGTAAATGGGCTTGAAGAAAAAGTAAGTGGTCGAGCAGCAAGTGTTTTACGACAACCAATTCGCAACCTTCAAACAACTATTCAAGTGTTGGATAATGATGGCTCCATAATTGATACTATTACTGGAAAAACAACTGGTGGAACTATTAATTATGATGCAACCTCATTGATACGACGAACGGGAACTTTGAAGATGGTTGTTGATCCTTCATATATGCCAAATAGTAAAAGTGTTTTTTGGTTCGATAAGAAGTTTAGAGTCTATCAAGGAGTTGTTGATTTATCTCGTTTCCCCAGGGAGGCAGTTAACTTTTTACTAGGAACGTTTTGGGTTAACGAATCCTCTCTACGTTTTGATAAAACAACACGTGAAATATCAGTTACGTTAGCTGACAAAATGACCTTATGGGACGGCCAAGGGCTAGAAAATAAACTCAAAATAAAGCGTGGAACACCTATGAGTGATGCTATTAGAGGAATCATGGAATTAGTGGGAGAAACAGATTTTGGGTATATGTACACCAGTAATGGTGAAGAAATCCTTCAGTACGATTACGAAAAGGAACCGGGAACTTCAATCAATGATATCATTGAAGACTTTCGTGATATGTACATGGATTTTATCTGTGGCTATAATTCTCTTGGTCAATTTGAATATCGTAAGTTGCCCATTCAAAAGGAAGAAGAAATTCCTAAGCCTAAATGGGAATTTGATGCAACTTCACAAGATAGAGCAGATCTCACCTTATCATTTCAAGAAAGTTACGACTTAAAGAACGTTAAGAACAGATTTGTTGTTATTGGGTCCACATCAACCAAAACAGGCTATACACCTAAAGGTTCAGTAAAAATTACTGATACAAATAGCGAGTTTAATATAGATGCTATCGGAACTAGAACAAAAGTTATTCAAAATAGTGATCTTACCAATGATTTACAGTGTGTGTCTCAAGCACGCTATGAAATGTGGAAGGCGGCACATTTTCAAGAAAAAGTAAGTATTGATGTTGCTCCAGTTTACTTCTTACAACCTAATGATGTTATTCTGGTCACCAATCCTGTAACAAAAAAAGTATATCAATATATGATTGATACTATCCAAATTGACTTAGATGTCGATGGGATCATGTCAATTGATGCTCATAAAATGTACTTTGTTAAGCCAGATTATGGTGAGGCAGATATGCCAATTGTTGCAGCTATCAAGAATGGTATCAATAAATTAGGATGGCTGTCACTTCCCGAAGAAAGAATTAAAGATGCATATGGTATTTCCGCCGATGGAAAGAATTACTTGAGTATCCGATTTGTTGTTGACGAAGAAGGTGGTTGGCAAGCAGAGACAACCGCATATAACACTTCCAGAAATCAAACACTAGAAATCGACCTTCGAGATTTTGAAAAGCTTAATCTTAAGGATGAAAATGGTGACGTTGGTAGATCTAAAGGTGATTATGCAGATCGTGTACTCGGACATGAAATGTTTCATGCAGTTTGTAATGATTTCTATGGTGCTGTTAAGACGATGGATATGCCTGTGTGGTTCAAAGAAGGATTTGCAGAATTACTTCATGGTGGGAAAGATCGTTATGTAACGATAACGGGATTTGAAAGCAGGGAAGCTAAGAAGCAAGCATTAATTAAGCGAGCTAGAAACCAGCTAAACGGAACATGGGAGAGTACATCAGATGACTATGTAGCTGCGTATCTTATTGCTTGTGCGATGTATTATTTGGCCGGAGACTTAAAAGGTATTCATGACATGTTTCAGCGACTAGAAAAAGAAAGTAACTTAAATTTGAACTTTCTATACAAAGCATTACCTATTACTGAATCGGCAGGTCAAATCTTCGATAAGGTAATTGATGAAATGCAAAAGATGCCAATTTGGGATTTCTTAAATGATCCTACAGATGTAGACACATGTTCTATTGGTGGAAATCATATGCTTAATCTATATGACAGATCACTTAGTCCAGAAGATGTGTTTAACAATCAGACGGCAACAACTGATTCATTAGGATTTAAAATTAAGTTCGACGAGTAG
- a CDS encoding LysM peptidoglycan-binding domain-containing protein, which produces MFKKFLKKAALTVAVLGLTIPVTTGVVNVTNHDNVAYAAKGDHGPDWSKYQGANGIFGYPDDKFAIIQMGGTTTGWNLYDQWTYGSQVSSAIAQGKRAHNYIWWQNVTTNQQADQVLNYFLPKVQTPRGSIIALDVESGYQSTQAIDHACQRIKDAGFTPMVYGYKNYLVNNTDLHYLASKYQLWLAEYPNYAVTREPNYNFFPSFENIGLFQYTSTAIAGGLDRNIDLTGITDNGYVNGNSQKPKTETPATEQGKQIHKDTHNYTVKPNDSWWGIANKYGMEMNALAQLNGKTINDVIHPGQVIRVADKGEGQSVSNKVNTTPAQPSNNTQYYTVQPNDTLSGIATKFGTTYQSIAFLNRIDNPNWIYPGQRLKINRATQNNSSNRVHYVRYGETLSGLSYSLGVNYQTLLSKNNIANPNFIRVGQAIYY; this is translated from the coding sequence TTGTTCAAGAAGTTTCTAAAGAAAGCTGCTTTAACAGTAGCAGTATTAGGATTGACTATACCTGTGACGACAGGTGTTGTTAATGTAACAAATCATGACAATGTGGCATATGCTGCTAAGGGAGACCATGGTCCCGACTGGTCGAAATATCAGGGCGCAAATGGAATTTTTGGTTATCCAGATGACAAATTTGCTATCATCCAAATGGGTGGTACTACCACAGGATGGAACCTTTACGACCAATGGACTTATGGCTCACAAGTTTCTAGTGCAATTGCACAAGGAAAACGGGCCCATAACTATATTTGGTGGCAAAACGTTACTACTAATCAACAGGCAGACCAAGTATTAAATTACTTCCTACCTAAGGTGCAGACACCGAGAGGCTCAATTATCGCTCTGGACGTTGAGTCAGGCTATCAGAGCACCCAGGCAATTGATCACGCTTGTCAACGAATTAAAGACGCAGGTTTCACGCCAATGGTTTACGGTTACAAGAATTATCTTGTGAATAACACAGATCTTCATTATCTAGCAAGCAAGTATCAACTGTGGCTGGCAGAGTATCCAAACTATGCCGTAACTAGAGAACCAAACTATAACTTCTTCCCTAGTTTTGAGAATATTGGTCTTTTCCAATATACCTCAACTGCAATTGCTGGTGGTCTTGATCGGAATATTGACCTTACTGGTATTACCGATAATGGTTACGTCAATGGGAATTCACAAAAGCCAAAGACCGAAACTCCTGCAACGGAACAAGGTAAGCAAATTCATAAAGATACTCATAACTACACCGTGAAGCCAAATGATAGTTGGTGGGGAATTGCCAACAAGTATGGAATGGAAATGAACGCCTTAGCACAATTGAATGGCAAGACCATTAATGACGTAATTCACCCAGGTCAAGTTATTCGTGTTGCTGATAAGGGAGAAGGTCAATCTGTTTCAAACAAGGTTAACACTACCCCCGCACAACCATCAAATAATACTCAATACTACACTGTACAACCAAATGATACGCTCTCAGGTATCGCTACAAAATTTGGGACAACATATCAATCAATCGCATTCCTTAACAGAATTGATAATCCAAATTGGATTTATCCTGGTCAGCGACTAAAAATTAATAGGGCGACTCAAAATAACAGTTCTAACAGAGTACACTATGTGCGTTACGGTGAAACACTAAGCGGCTTGAGTTATTCTCTTGGAGTTAATTACCAGACACTGTTAAGCAAAAATAATATAGCTAATCCTAATTTTATTCGTGTGGGTCAGGCCATTTACTACTAA
- a CDS encoding NUMOD4 domain-containing protein gives MKEIWKDIEEFEGYYQISNLGQVKSMDRDVIYSNGVIRHYEERIRTPVTDKNGYLMVTLNKSSKSYPKRVHQLVARAFIPNPDNLPSINHIDEDKTNNRVDNLEWCSVYYNNHYNGRYERIKRYPKSVCLFNVVNGEVIKIESISEAARRLHGSAGNIEEVIDAKGRTFKGWMIFSERNFNGLAIKQSLEEYNKHRPRGIVVEFIDTEDKRFYATENEFCHEYNEHPGSINTYLRNNRDVFKNKYVIRYALPFEESKYQNGQLLDY, from the coding sequence ATGAAAGAAATTTGGAAAGATATAGAAGAATTTGAGGGATATTATCAAATCTCTAATTTGGGACAAGTTAAAAGTATGGATAGAGATGTTATTTATAGCAATGGGGTTATTCGACATTACGAAGAAAGAATTAGGACCCCAGTAACAGATAAGAATGGATATTTGATGGTAACGTTAAATAAAAGTTCTAAAAGTTATCCTAAAAGAGTACATCAGCTTGTTGCCAGAGCGTTTATTCCCAATCCAGATAATTTACCATCAATTAATCATATTGACGAAGATAAGACAAACAATCGAGTGGATAATTTAGAATGGTGTTCGGTTTACTATAACAATCATTATAATGGTAGATATGAACGAATAAAGCGCTATCCCAAGTCGGTTTGCTTGTTTAATGTTGTAAATGGTGAGGTAATAAAAATCGAGTCTATATCTGAGGCTGCTCGTAGGCTGCACGGGTCCGCCGGAAATATTGAAGAAGTGATAGATGCAAAAGGAAGGACTTTTAAGGGGTGGATGATATTTTCTGAACGCAATTTTAATGGCTTAGCTATTAAACAGAGTTTGGAGGAGTATAATAAACATCGCCCTAGGGGTATTGTCGTTGAATTTATTGACACCGAAGATAAAAGATTCTATGCGACCGAAAATGAATTCTGTCACGAATATAATGAGCATCCAGGTAGCATAAACACGTATTTAAGAAATAACAGAGATGTATTCAAAAATAAATACGTTATACGATACGCTCTCCCATTTGAGGAGTCTAAATATCAAAATGGGCAGTTGCTAGATTATTGA